CGATCCGCCTCCCCGATGGCCGGGAGCTGGAGACGGCCTGCCTGGAGTGCCTGGACCGGGAGGCGGAGGACTTTGAGGAGGAGGAAGATGAAGAGGGCGTCTTCGTTCCCTGGGAAGTGCTGGACCTCCTCATGGAGCGCGAGGACGATGAGGGGTACTGGATCCCCTAGGGCCCTTCTCTTCGCCCTCGCCCTCCTCCTCCCCGCCCTGGCCCAGGGCTTACCCCAGGTGCGGGAGCTCTCCGAGCGGGAGCTCTACTGGTTCCTGGCGAACCGGACCCAGGAGGTGGTGGCCGTGGGGCTTCCCCCGGCCTCCCTGGGGGAGGCCCTGAAGGAGAAGCGCCTCACCCTGGTCCTGGGGCGGGAGGCGCCTCCTCCCTGGGCCCGGGGGGCGAAGGTGGTGCGCCTCGGGGGGACGCCCATGGCCGGGTGGTTCCTCCTGGCGGACGGACGGTTCTTCGTGGCCCCCAAGGGGGCGGCCTTCGTGGTGGTGGAAAGCCCGGAGGTGGTGGCGGTTCTCCGGGGGTACTTCGCTGTGGCTTGGGGGAAGTAAATGCGGGTTCTCCGGTTTGACGGAAGCCAGAAGCGGCGGGTCTACGAGACGCCCATGGGGGACGGGTGGGTCCAGGAGTGGCCCACGGGGCGGTGCCGGGCCTGGTGGGAGGGCCCCGGAGGGGAGCGGGAGGACCTCGGGGACTTCCCCAGCCTGGAGGAGGCCTACGAGGCCCTCGAGGCGGCCTTCGCCCGGCGGGTAGCGGAGGTGGGCCTGGATGAGGAGGACCTGGAGCCTCCTTTTTAGCCTGCTCCTTTTGACGGGGTGCGCCCTCGAGGCCCCCCTCCTCCGGCTCTCCCTGGGCCAGGAGAAGGTGCGGGCTCGGGAGGGGGAGACGGCCACCCTCCCGGCGCGGGTGGAGGCCAGGGGGCTCAGGGCCCGCCTCTTCGTGGAGGGCCTTCCCCCAGGGATGACCCCTCCTCCCCTGGAGGTGGAGGGTAAGAGGGAGCTCTCCCTCGCCATCCCCGCCCGGGAGGTCGGGACCTGGGAGGCCCGGGTGGTGGCCGAGGGCGGGGGGATGCGGCGGGAGGCCCCCTTCCGCCTGGTGGTGGAGAGCGCTTCCTCCCAGGATCTCTACCTCGAGGGCGCGGTCTACGTGGGGGAGGCGGAAGCCGCGCCCCAGGCGGCGGGCGTCCTCCGCTACTGCCCCACGGGGTGCTCCGGGAGGCCCCTGGGCGGGGGCTGGTACCGGGCGGAGGGGCTTCAGCCTCTGGCCTCAAGGACGGAAGGCCTCCCCGACCGCCCCGTGCGGGCCCAGGGGGGCGAGGCCGAGCCCCTCTTCCCCGAGGAGTGGAACCTCCCCCTGGCCCGCTTCCCCGAGGCCTGGGCCGAGGCCACGGGGGAGGGGGTGGTGGTGGCGGTGGTGGACACCGGGGTCCTCCCCGGCCACCCCGACCTCGAGGGCGTCCTCCTTCCGGGGCTGGACCTCGTGGACGGGGACACCGACCCCACGGAGCCCAGCACGGGAAGCCCCCTCCAGACCTTCCACGGGAGCCACGTCTCCGGGGTCCTGGCGGCGGCCTGGAACGGGGTGGGGATGGCGGGGGCCTCCCAGGCCCACATCCTCCCCATCCGCCTCCTCACCCCCGAGGGGACGGGGCGGGAGAGCGACCTGATCCTCGCCCTCCGGTGGGCGGCGGGGATCCCCGTGCCGGGGCTTCCCCCAAACCCCCACCCGGCCCAGGTGGTGAACCTCTCCTTAAGCGGGGAAGGCCCCTGCTCCCCCGCTTTGCAGGAGGCCCTGGACGAGGTGAGGGCCCGGGGCGTCCTGGTGGTGGCGGCGGCGGGGAACTACGGGCGGGACTTCCGGGACTACTTCCCCGGGAACTGCCGGGGGGTCCTCACCGTGGGGGCGGTGGGGTCCGACGGGAGGCTCGCCTCCTACTCCAACCGCTCCGCCCCCCTCCTCGCCCCCGGGGGGGACGGGGCTTCCGGGGTCCTGGGCCCCACCCTGGGGGGACACCGCCTCCTCAAGGGGACGAGCCAGGCGGCCCCCCACGTCTCGGCGGCCCTGGCCCTCCTTCGCTCCCGGGGGGCGGCCTCCCCTGAGGCCCTGGAGGGGGCCCTCCTCGCGGGGAGCAGGTCCACCCCGGAGGGGAGGCTTCTAGACGCCTTCGCCGCCCTGAAGGCCCTGGAAGGGGGCGGGGTGGCCTTGCGGGTGGAGGGCCGCCTGGCCCTGAGGCCCGGGGAGGAGGGGAGCCTTCCCGTGGAGGTCCTAAGCCCCTACCCGGTCCCCGTGCGGGTGGCGGCGGAAGGGGGGCTTGCCGCCTACCTCGCCCCGAACCCCGCCCAGGGCACGGCCTACCTCCGGGTGCGGGCGCCCACGGGGACGGCCCCCGGGACCTACCGGGTGCGCCTGGAAGGGGGTGGGGCCTGGGCCACGGCGGAGGTCCAGGTGGAGGCCCTTCCCGCCCGGGTGGTGCTCTCCGCCTGCTCCGAGGGGGGCGCTTGCCGGAGCCTCGCCCTGCCCCCGGAAGGGGGGCCCTTCCGCCTCGAGGGCCTCTCCCCCGGAACCTACCGCCTCCTCGCCTTCCTGGACCGGGACGGGGACGGGGCCCTGGACCCGGAGGAGCCCCGGGGGGAGGCGGAGGCCGTGGCCCCGGCCCGGGGCCTGGTCCTGGTGGTGCGCTGAGGATACTCTTTTTTCCTCCTTTACTTTTTTGGGCAACTCCCCCAACCCACCACCCCACCACCACGCACGGGGAAAGGGCCCTTTTTCCCCTTCAAGGTGCGAGGAGTGGCGTGGGGAGTGGCGTGGGGAGTGGCGTGGGGAGGGGAAAGGGGGCGGGGAGAAGGAGGGAAGAAGGAAGCGCAGCGAGGAGGTGCGGCCCCGNGGGAAAGGGGGCGGGGAGAAGGAGGGAAGAAGGAAGCGCAGCGAGGAGGTGCGGCCCCGTACCCCCTGGTGCGGGAGGGGGGTTGGGAGTAAGATGGAGGGGAAGATGCCGGAAGGTTTGGGCCTCCCCCTGGAACCCTGGGACTACCCGGAGGAAAGGAAGAGGATCGTGGGCGAGGCCCTGGAGCGCTGGGACGACCGGGCCCTGGAGGAGGCGGTCTGGGCCTACCTGGTCCGCCACCGCAAGAAGCCCGACCGCCTGGTCCCCGAGGAGGTGGGCCGCTTCGTCCGCTGGCTGGCCCTCCAGGGGCGGCGGTGGCCCCATCTGGAGGCGGGGGACCTCCGGGCCTTCCTCCTGGAGGCCAAGGACCGGGGCTTCCCCGGCGGGCCCCGGGGGCCTCTCGCCTGGCTCACCGTGGAGCGGGCCCGGCGGGCGCTTCGCCACCTCTGGCCCTTCCTGGACTGGGCGGGGCATCCCCTGCCCCCCCACGTGGAGTATCCCCCGAGGCTGGGGCCCCTGGTCCACGAGCCCTCTCCCCTCTCCGAGGAGGAGTGGCAGGCCCTCTGGCGGCGGGTGGAGGAGTACACCCCCGCCCACTGGCGGCCCCTCCTGAAGGTCCTCCTGGTCCTCTTGGGGGAGGTGGGCCTCACCCTGAAGGAGGCGGTGGGCCTGTGGAGGAATGATCTCCAGGGGAAGACGTTGTTGGTGCGGGGGGAAAGGCTAAGGGAGGTGCCCCTCACCCCCCTGGCCCAGGAGGTGCTGGAGGGGTGGCTCCCCTTGCGGGACTACCTGGCCAGCCACCAGCCCCTCCCCTACCCCAACCTCCTCCTGAACCCGAGCGCCCGCAAGGCCAAGGGGCGGCCCCTGGACCTGGAGGGGGCCAAGTGGCTCATGAAGGAGTTCACCCTCTTCGCCGGGTACGGGCCCCGGGAGGGGCGGCGCACGGACCTGGCCCACCGCCTGAGGTGGCGGGCCATACGCAA
The Thermus thermamylovorans DNA segment above includes these coding regions:
- a CDS encoding S8 family serine peptidase yields the protein MRRTWSLLFSLLLLTGCALEAPLLRLSLGQEKVRAREGETATLPARVEARGLRARLFVEGLPPGMTPPPLEVEGKRELSLAIPAREVGTWEARVVAEGGGMRREAPFRLVVESASSQDLYLEGAVYVGEAEAAPQAAGVLRYCPTGCSGRPLGGGWYRAEGLQPLASRTEGLPDRPVRAQGGEAEPLFPEEWNLPLARFPEAWAEATGEGVVVAVVDTGVLPGHPDLEGVLLPGLDLVDGDTDPTEPSTGSPLQTFHGSHVSGVLAAAWNGVGMAGASQAHILPIRLLTPEGTGRESDLILALRWAAGIPVPGLPPNPHPAQVVNLSLSGEGPCSPALQEALDEVRARGVLVVAAAGNYGRDFRDYFPGNCRGVLTVGAVGSDGRLASYSNRSAPLLAPGGDGASGVLGPTLGGHRLLKGTSQAAPHVSAALALLRSRGAASPEALEGALLAGSRSTPEGRLLDAFAALKALEGGGVALRVEGRLALRPGEEGSLPVEVLSPYPVPVRVAAEGGLAAYLAPNPAQGTAYLRVRAPTGTAPGTYRVRLEGGGAWATAEVQVEALPARVVLSACSEGGACRSLALPPEGGPFRLEGLSPGTYRLLAFLDRDGDGALDPEEPRGEAEAVAPARGLVLVVR
- a CDS encoding recombinase XerD, which codes for MPEGLGLPLEPWDYPEERKRIVGEALERWDDRALEEAVWAYLVRHRKKPDRLVPEEVGRFVRWLALQGRRWPHLEAGDLRAFLLEAKDRGFPGGPRGPLAWLTVERARRALRHLWPFLDWAGHPLPPHVEYPPRLGPLVHEPSPLSEEEWQALWRRVEEYTPAHWRPLLKVLLVLLGEVGLTLKEAVGLWRNDLQGKTLLVRGERLREVPLTPLAQEVLEGWLPLRDYLASHQPLPYPNLLLNPSARKAKGRPLDLEGAKWLMKEFTLFAGYGPREGRRTDLAHRLRWRAIRNYLKAGYPREKVAYWTGMRSLMLRGWEG